One window of the Triticum dicoccoides isolate Atlit2015 ecotype Zavitan chromosome 3B, WEW_v2.0, whole genome shotgun sequence genome contains the following:
- the LOC119281883 gene encoding pentatricopeptide repeat-containing protein At2g03880, mitochondrial-like, with protein MVVPPGVAYNAAISRCSRAGLHQRAIALLHEMCARGHHADEYTLPPALNSAALLRLPADALHCLLLRAGLAAHLHVANALVDAYAKLSRHGAARAVFDEMPRRDVVTWTSLLTGLARSRSHDSALRVYRDMVSTGVCPDEFAVAAALSSCAGATALELGRSVHAAAVRLALDPFLSVGNSLVSMYAKTGSLGEAKKVFDAMRVRCDTITWTALIVGYAQNGRGKESLEIYGEMVRSGCRPDYITFIGLLFACSHVGLVDAGRAHFRSMQADHGIAPGPDHYACMVDLLGRAGRLDEAMDLLNRSTTRLDATVWKALLAACRTHRNAELAEHAAGMIWRLDPTDAVPYVMLSNLYSRAGRWGDVARVRTSMKARGITKEPGCSWVAANGVTHLFYVEDRGHPRAAEIYRKVEEMTERIRGEGYVADTAWALQDEGPEGREKGLAHHSERLAVAFGLLAVPAGAPIRVFKNLRVCGDCHAAIKMVAQAYGREIVLRDANCFHHMKDGACSCGDYW; from the coding sequence ATGGTCGTGCCCCCCGGCGTGGCCTACAACGCGGCCATCTCCCGCTGCTCCCGTGCCGGCCTGCACCAGCGCGCGATCGCCCTGCTCCACGAGATGTGCGCCCGGGGCCACCACGCCGACGAGTACACCCTCCCGCCCGCCCTCAACTCCGCCGCGCTCCTCCGGCTCCCCGCCGACGCGCTCCATTgcctcctcctccgcgcgggcCTCGCCGCGCACCTCCACGTCGCCAACGCGCTCGTCGACGCCTACGCCAAGCTGTCCCGCCACGGCGCCGCGCGGgccgtgttcgacgaaatgccgcgCCGCGACGTGGTCACCTGGACCTCCCTCCTCACGGGGCTCGCGCGCTCCCGGTCCCACGACTCGGCCCTGCGGGTCTACCGCGACATGGTCTCCACGGGCGTCTGCCCGGACGAGTTCGCCGTCGCGGCCGCGCTGAGCTCGTGCGCCGGCGCGACGGCGCTCGAGCTGGGCCGGTCGGTGCACGCCGCCGCGGTCCGGCTCGCGCTCGACCCGTTCCTCTCCGTCGGGAACTCGCTGGTCTCCATGTACGCCAAGACCGGCTCGCTCGGCGAGGCCAAGAAGGTGTTTGACGCGATGCGGGTCCGGTGCGACACCATCACGTGGACGGCGCTAATCGTCGGGTACGCGCAGAACGGCCGGGGCAAGGAGTCGCTCGAGATCTACGGCGAGATGGTCCGGTCCGGGTGCCGGCCGGACTACATCACCTTCATCGGCCTTCTCTTTGCGTGCAGCCACGTCGGCCTGGTCGACGCCGGCCGGGCGCACTTCCGGTCCATGCAGGCCGACCACGGCATCGCGCCCGGGCCGGACCACTACGCGTGCATGGTGGACCTGCTTGGCCGCGCCGGGCGGCTCGACGAGGCCATGGACCTGCTGAACCGGAGCACGACGAGGCTGGACGCCACGGTCTGGAAGGCGCTGCTGGCCGCGTGCCGGACGCACCGGAACGCCGAGCTCGCGGAGCACGCGGCGGGCATGATCTGGAGGCTCGACCCGACGGACGCCGTGCCGTACGTCATGCTGTCGAACCTGTACTCGCGGGCGGGGAGGTGGGGCGACGTGGCGAGGGTCCGGACGTCGATGAAGGCGAGAGGGATCACCAAGGAGCCCGGCTGCAGCTGGGTCGCGGCGAACGGCGTGACACACCTGTTCTACGTGGAGGACCGAGGCCACCCGCGTGCCGCCGAGATCTACCGGAAGGTGGAGGAGATGACGGAGAGGATCCGCGGCGAAGGGTACGTGGCGGACACGGCGTGGGCGCTGCAGGACGAGGGGCCGGAGGGGAGGGAGAAGGGCCTGGCGCACCACAGCGAGAGGCTCGCCGTGGCGTTCGGGCTGCTCGCCGTGCCGGCCGGCGCGCCCATTCGCGTGTTCAAGAACCTCCGGGTGTGCGGCGACTGCCACGCCGCGATCAAGATGGTCGCCCAGGCGTACGGCAGGGAGATCGTACTGAGGGACGCCAACTGCTTCCATCACATGAAGGATGGCGCGTGCTCGTGTGGTGACTACTGGTAG
- the LOC119277950 gene encoding DNA replication complex GINS protein SLD5-like, with the protein MSSWEDEDSAAASAAATTDVELLKRAWRNEKAAPEILHFDSALVSRAREQIQLLEETLDDFTDNGVDDLVVSLYQMDLDRTLFLLRSYLRLRLQKIEKYMAHISNSDDLLSRLSQQEQRFAKSCKEIMEKHLEQSVLSKLPYGYDSVTRQSLSSTEDDMVPEPQLDTFVFCKTKSDVGAFQLDDVGEEVVDLVADDLYVLRYKSIKGLVEAGRIDLI; encoded by the exons ATGTCTTCGTGGGAGGACGAGGACTCTGCCGCCGCGTCGGCCGCGGCGACCACGGACGTAGAGCTCCTGAAGCGGGCCTGGCGCAACGAGAAGGCCGCGCCGGAGATCCTCCACTTCGACTCCGCCCTCGTCTCCCGCGCCCGCGAGCAGATCCAGCTCCTC GAGGAGACGCTCGATGACTTCACGGATAACGGCGTCGACGACCTGGTGGTCTCGCTGTACCAGATGGACCTCGACCGCACGCTCTTCCTGCTCCGCTCCTACCTACGCCTCCGCCTGCAGAAG ATTGAGAAGTACATGGCCCACATCTCCAATTCTGACGACCTCTTGAGCCGGCTGTCGCAGCAGGAGCAGCGATTCGCCAAGAG CTGCAAGGAGATCATGGAGAAGCATCTCGAGCAGTCGGTGCTGTCGAAGCTTCCCTACGGTTATGACTCGGTAACGAGGCAATCCTTATCGAGCACGGAGGATGACATGG TTCCAGAGCCTCAGCTTGACACCTTTGTCTTCTGCAAGACCAAGAGTGACGTAGGAGCATTCCAGCTAGATGACGT aggggaggaagttgtGGATCTGGTTGCTGATGACCTGTATGTCCTTCGGTACAAGTCCATCAAGGGCCTTGTCGAGGCTGGCCGAATTGACCTTATTTGA